One genomic region from Ignavibacteria bacterium encodes:
- a CDS encoding type II restriction endonuclease: MPLTKLEKKKLGSRTAKGGFSNEGMICKKFNNWKRDINTQVWLKTMGYDLEKINSVLAIRIPTRIKKDEIEKFNISETEYYDFVRFKKADAQVRIIITIGNIIKIENISLKKANKDANYNQIDKRSVDSYQEMWKFDDEISLWLKLFTGEILPRKYKYLIGKIKLRDKRKVYMDEMPLRIQQKILSFFNENRIIVLTDILKGRGGLSANWILVSRYNRIKKTRSWILKDINTTMNFYGKGDVVLSSKGNLYIGKITMQRKGGTPDPTKLQFKFKPCELFEIEND; the protein is encoded by the coding sequence TTGCCACTGACTAAACTTGAAAAGAAAAAATTAGGATCGAGGACGGCAAAAGGTGGATTTTCCAATGAAGGAATGATTTGTAAAAAGTTTAACAATTGGAAAAGAGATATCAATACTCAAGTCTGGCTCAAAACTATGGGTTATGATTTAGAAAAGATTAATTCCGTTTTGGCGATTCGTATTCCGACTAGAATCAAAAAAGATGAAATTGAAAAATTTAATATTTCAGAAACAGAGTATTATGATTTTGTCAGATTCAAGAAAGCAGATGCTCAGGTTCGAATTATTATAACAATTGGAAATATCATAAAAATTGAAAATATATCACTAAAAAAAGCAAATAAAGATGCTAATTATAATCAAATTGATAAAAGGTCAGTGGATTCATATCAAGAAATGTGGAAATTCGATGATGAAATTTCCTTATGGCTGAAACTTTTTACAGGTGAAATTTTACCACGAAAGTACAAGTACTTGATTGGGAAAATTAAATTAAGAGATAAACGAAAAGTGTATATGGATGAAATGCCGTTAAGAATTCAACAAAAAATACTTTCATTTTTTAATGAAAATAGAATTATTGTTCTTACTGATATCCTCAAAGGACGGGGGGGATTATCTGCTAATTGGATTCTCGTGTCAAGATACAATAGAATAAAAAAAACAAGAAGTTGGATTTTGAAGGATATAAATACAACAATGAATTTTTATGGAAAGGGCGATGTTGTACTCTCTTCAAAAGGGAATTTATACATTGGTAAAATTACAATGCAAAGAAAGGGAGGTACACCTGACCCGACTAAATTGCAATTCAAATTTAAGCCTTGTGAACTATTTGAAATAGAGAATGATTGA